The Miscanthus floridulus cultivar M001 chromosome 7, ASM1932011v1, whole genome shotgun sequence genome includes a region encoding these proteins:
- the LOC136462732 gene encoding uncharacterized protein, translating into MPTGKADRHCTTAMATISPPPLRPWCDLLPELLGQVLVRLPFPADRARFRAVCRGWHTAAALHVRQLPWLVLRDGSFCTVGDGAFFHRTAMPGLPDGVTVVGSAADGWLLLDRTDCMYRRRSDGFSFVWYKGRPRRDVRHAHSYLLLNPFSGATLPLPELDAVVGTVSEVFEIYRVAMRSSTPDDLIAVVTSSGDCNVVLCRPGKGTYVMRYFRVFDVAFVGERLYGITSDEELLAFHLAEDDDGKPVVTKEKRVIKATSPSPEAHYWDWMDVDEDDDDNNDYSDDDGEDDAPNQEEGGDNSNFNADDMVLDGREESFDTQVPYRGDTTTIRMLVKSWDGELLMVRRQVFSPIRSKPYTMSVKVVKADVNMGEWISVAPDGLAKDEAIFLSRGFCKSTIVFGDIQAGFIYFDDTDDVFDTRLWTCRPFRLPWSRSLFTWLTWIFPPKLVV; encoded by the coding sequence ATGCCGACCGGGAAGGCAGATCGACACTGCACGACCGCGATGGCAACAatctcgccgccgccgctccgtcCGTGGTGCGACCTGCTGCCGGAGCTGCTAGGCCAGGTCCTCGTGCGCCTCCCGTTCCCCGCCGACCGCGCGCGGTTCCGCGCCGTCTGCCGCGGGTGGCACACCGCCGCCGCGCTGCACGTGCGCCAGCTCCCGTGGCTGGTCCTGAGGGACGGCTCCTTCTGCACCGTCGGCGACGGGGCCTTCTTCCACCGGACGGCGATGCCCGGCCTGCCAGACGGCGTGACCGTCGTCGGGTCCGCCGCCGACGGCTGGCTCCTCCTCGACCGCACAGACTGCATGTACCGCCGCCGCAGCGATGGCTTCTCGTTCGTGTGGTACAAGGGACGACCTAGACGCGACGTCAGGCACGCGCACTCGTACCTCCTGCTCAACCCCTTCTCCGGCGCGACGCTGCCGCTCCCGGAGCTGGACGCCGTCGTCGGGACCGTCTCCGAGGTGTTCGAGATCTACAGGGTGGCGATGCGGTCGTCGACGCCTGACGACCTCATCGCCGTCGTGACCAGCAGCGGGGATTGCAATGTCGTCTTGTGCCGTCCCGGGAAGGGTACGTATGTAATGCGCTACTTTCGTGTCTTCGACGTCGCGTTCGTTGGGGAGCGGCTCTATGGGATCACCAGTGATGAAGAACTTCTCGCCTTCCACCTCGCCGAGGACGACGATGGCAAGCCTGTCGTTACCAAAGAGAAGCGCGTCATCAAGGCCACGTCGCCATCACCTGAGGCGCACTATTGGGACTGGATGGATGTtgacgaagacgacgacgataACAACGATTatagtgatgatgatggtgaggatGATGCACCAAACCAAGAAGAAGGGGGAGATAATAGTAACTTTAATGCTGATGACATGGTGTTGGATGGTAGGGAGGAATCATTTGATACTCAGGTGCCATACAGGGGTGACACTACTACCATCCGGATGTTAGTGAAGTCGTGGGACGGCGAGTTGCTCATGGTGAGGCGTCAGGTTTTTTCACCTATACGTTCCAAACCTTACACTATGAGTGTCAAGGTCGTTAAAGCAGATGTCAACATGGGTGAGTGGATTTCAGTCGCTCCAGATGGGCTCGCCAAAGATGAGGCCATCTTCCTTAGCCGAGGCTTTTGCAAATCTACTATAGTGTTTGGAGATATACAAGCAGGTTTCATATATTTTGATGATACCGATGATGTGTTCGACACTAGATTATGGACTTGTAGGCCATTTAGATTGCCATGGTCGAGAAGTTTGTTCACATGGCTGACATGGATTTTCCCACCAAAATTGGTGGTGTAG